One genomic segment of Streptomyces niveus includes these proteins:
- a CDS encoding Dabb family protein, whose amino-acid sequence MIVHMLRFAFKGTAIEEECERVLAVIRRTASVESVSFSTVGQILGDPDGFTHAMCVGIADLPALRRYMHDPVHLAGDPQIMPYLARIAIGPDPSDDMTPTLARDTLALHEEKVALYPQWAAELGPLLAAS is encoded by the coding sequence GTGATCGTTCACATGCTGCGTTTTGCGTTCAAGGGGACCGCGATCGAAGAGGAGTGCGAGCGCGTGCTCGCGGTGATACGGCGGACAGCCTCTGTCGAGTCGGTGTCGTTCTCGACGGTGGGTCAGATACTCGGCGATCCCGACGGCTTCACCCATGCCATGTGCGTCGGCATCGCCGATCTGCCGGCTCTGCGGCGGTACATGCACGATCCGGTCCACCTGGCCGGCGACCCGCAGATCATGCCCTATCTGGCCAGGATCGCCATTGGCCCGGACCCGTCCGACGACATGACGCCCACCCTGGCCCGGGACACCCTTGCCCTGCACGAGGAGAAGGTCGCGCTCTACCCGCAGTGGGCCGCCGAACTCGGCCCACTGTTGGCAGCCTCGTGA
- a CDS encoding TetR/AcrR family transcriptional regulator yields MGSEVSTGGRRRTRGLIERRQAILDGAFAVFARRGYAQACVKEIAQEAGVAKPTVYSHLNDKESLYREAVEAVADRIGARSLAVVEQLREPATDADPRTALTVVACGLLKVFGDEDAIAVRQLACAQAAQFPDLAANVRERTALRVRSALADRLARLALDGHLRRCDPELAAEHFLSLITGSLEYRPGAAPDTVADTAVDVFLRAYGK; encoded by the coding sequence ATGGGTTCAGAAGTGTCAACCGGAGGCAGGCGTAGGACTCGTGGGCTGATCGAGCGGCGGCAGGCGATCCTGGACGGCGCGTTCGCGGTGTTCGCACGGCGTGGCTATGCCCAGGCATGCGTGAAGGAGATCGCACAGGAGGCGGGCGTGGCCAAACCGACCGTCTACAGCCATCTGAACGACAAGGAGAGCCTCTACCGCGAGGCCGTCGAGGCCGTCGCTGACCGGATCGGCGCGCGCAGCCTCGCTGTCGTCGAGCAACTGCGTGAACCCGCCACGGACGCCGACCCGCGCACCGCGCTCACGGTCGTGGCCTGCGGCCTGCTGAAGGTATTTGGCGACGAAGACGCCATCGCCGTAAGGCAGTTGGCCTGCGCGCAGGCGGCGCAATTCCCCGACCTGGCGGCGAACGTACGCGAGCGCACAGCCCTGCGGGTGCGCTCCGCCCTCGCTGACCGCCTGGCTCGCCTGGCCCTCGATGGGCACCTGCGCAGGTGCGACCCGGAGCTCGCAGCCGAGCACTTCCTCTCCCTGATCACCGGCTCGCTGGAGTACCGCCCCGGCGCTGCCCCGGACACCGTCGCGGACACCGCCGTGGACGTCTTCCTGCGCGCTTACGGCAAATGA